One Methylophaga marina DNA window includes the following coding sequences:
- the panB gene encoding 3-methyl-2-oxobutanoate hydroxymethyltransferase, with protein sequence MSRISLKHLRQMKTAQEKIAVLTAYDASFSYALEQAGVDVLLVGDSLGMVIQGQESTVPVSVDDMIYHTANVIRGSDKLFVIADMPFMSYANAEQAIKNAARLMAEGGAQMVKLEGGAVITDTVKQLTARGIPVCGHLGLLPQSVHRLGGYIVQGRETQAAEELIADAISLQEAGADMLVLECVPATLGAVVSKQLDIPVIGIGAGSDCDGQVLVVYDMLGLTPGRRPRFSHDFLADTGSIQAALTSYVQSVKSGAFPNAEQQF encoded by the coding sequence ATGAGCCGTATTAGTCTTAAACATCTGCGTCAAATGAAAACGGCGCAAGAAAAAATTGCTGTACTCACTGCATATGATGCCAGCTTTAGTTACGCACTTGAGCAAGCCGGTGTGGATGTTCTACTAGTAGGTGATTCTTTGGGAATGGTTATCCAGGGACAAGAGAGTACAGTTCCTGTGAGTGTTGACGATATGATTTATCACACGGCTAATGTGATCCGCGGTAGTGATAAGTTATTTGTCATCGCTGATATGCCGTTTATGAGTTATGCCAACGCTGAACAAGCTATCAAAAACGCTGCTCGCCTGATGGCTGAAGGCGGCGCTCAAATGGTCAAACTGGAAGGTGGCGCCGTCATCACCGATACAGTTAAACAGCTAACTGCACGTGGCATACCCGTATGTGGACATTTAGGGTTATTACCTCAGTCAGTTCATCGGTTAGGTGGTTACATCGTGCAGGGTCGTGAAACACAGGCCGCAGAAGAATTGATTGCCGATGCCATCAGTCTGCAAGAAGCTGGTGCAGATATGCTGGTATTGGAATGCGTACCGGCAACCTTAGGGGCCGTTGTATCCAAACAGTTGGATATTCCTGTGATAGGTATTGGTGCTGGTAGCGACTGTGATGGGCAGGTGTTGGTAGTCTATGACATGTTGGGCTTAACGCCTGGCCGAAGACCACGCTTCAGTCACGACTTTTTAGCGGATACTGGCTCAATACAAGCCGCTCTGACAAGCTATGTACAATCGGTGAAATCAGGTGCATTTCCTAATGCGGAGCAGCAGTTCTAA
- the folK gene encoding 2-amino-4-hydroxy-6-hydroxymethyldihydropteridine diphosphokinase produces MQVFIGLGSNLDDPQTQILTAIEDIKNLEDTRLLHQSSLYHSPPMGPQDQPDYVNAVVEVDTALPPHVLLDNLQQLEHKHGRVKKRHWGERTLDLDILVYSDYVIDDDRLKVPHPGLSERAFVVYPLAEIVADLTIPGQGQLSVIKQNCPLDGLRKVETHK; encoded by the coding sequence ATGCAGGTTTTTATTGGATTGGGAAGTAATTTAGACGACCCGCAGACACAAATTTTGACAGCGATAGAAGATATAAAAAATCTCGAAGATACACGTCTTTTACATCAATCATCGCTTTATCATAGCCCGCCAATGGGGCCTCAGGATCAGCCGGATTATGTGAATGCGGTTGTCGAGGTGGATACAGCATTGCCGCCACATGTATTGCTTGATAACCTGCAACAACTTGAACATAAACATGGCCGGGTGAAGAAACGCCATTGGGGCGAACGCACGTTGGATCTCGATATCTTGGTGTATTCCGATTATGTTATTGATGATGACAGACTCAAGGTGCCTCATCCAGGCCTAAGCGAACGGGCTTTTGTTGTCTATCCATTAGCCGAAATTGTTGCTGACTTAACTATTCCTGGACAAGGTCAGCTATCAGTAATCAAGCAAAACTGTCCTTTAGATGGCTTGAGAAAAGTGGAAACGCATAAATAA
- a CDS encoding lysophospholipid acyltransferase family protein, producing the protein MLNIEQAVQQKFPKFERSRPWIKKSTISFLRKITHEQEVNRFLELHQDLKGFDFIEQVLDYFNFSYSISHRDRNNIPATGRVVIVANHPLGALDGLSLLKLVGEVRRDVKIVANDMLMNFNAVDSLFLPVDNLSKSTRKSSISRIIDSLNNEEAVIVFPAGEVSRIRPSGVRDGKWNTGFLNFAKKTNSPILPIYVGARNSSLFYSASMVYKPLSGMMLAHEMFNKNSKNITMRVGEPIPYKQVDQLPLVKAEKAKLLRRHLYRMAKGKKPLFVTEQTIAHPQDRRNIKRELQSAELLGQTADNKKIYLFDYQPDSAVMHEVGRLREFTFRQVGEGTGKRRDIDRYDRDYRHLILWDENELEIAGAYRIGEVNNILSQPGSRGIYSQELFSYDPDAMQPYFEKGIELGRSFVSPKYWGRRSLDYLWYGIGAYLKRYHDIRYLFGPVSLSNSYPDFAKALIVGYYQHYFPDDKHLAIAKNPYIAERSLQQQVLQTYCGTDAEADFTAMREQLTHMNVTVPTLYKQYADVCEEGGVRFIDFNIDADFGHCIDGLVMVDLDKLKPAKRKRYLGDD; encoded by the coding sequence ATGCTCAATATCGAACAAGCCGTTCAACAAAAATTTCCTAAATTCGAACGCTCCCGTCCTTGGATAAAAAAATCGACGATTAGCTTTCTGCGTAAAATTACACACGAGCAGGAAGTGAATCGATTCCTCGAGTTGCATCAGGATTTAAAAGGCTTCGATTTTATTGAGCAGGTGCTGGATTATTTCAATTTCAGTTACAGCATTAGCCACCGTGATCGCAATAATATTCCGGCAACAGGGCGGGTGGTCATTGTTGCTAATCATCCACTGGGTGCGCTGGATGGTTTGTCATTATTAAAATTGGTTGGTGAAGTCCGCCGTGATGTCAAAATCGTCGCAAACGATATGTTAATGAATTTTAACGCGGTCGACTCTTTGTTCTTACCTGTCGATAATTTATCGAAATCCACACGCAAAAGTAGTATTTCTCGCATTATTGATTCTCTGAATAATGAAGAAGCAGTGATTGTTTTCCCGGCGGGTGAAGTATCGCGCATTCGTCCTAGTGGTGTACGTGATGGTAAATGGAATACCGGTTTTCTGAATTTTGCTAAGAAAACCAACTCACCTATTCTGCCTATCTATGTCGGTGCCAGAAACTCTTCCTTGTTCTACAGTGCATCCATGGTCTATAAACCACTTTCTGGCATGATGTTGGCGCATGAGATGTTTAATAAAAACTCAAAGAACATCACCATGCGTGTTGGCGAACCTATTCCTTATAAACAAGTTGACCAACTGCCATTGGTGAAAGCAGAAAAGGCTAAACTATTACGCCGCCACCTCTATCGGATGGCAAAAGGTAAAAAACCGTTATTTGTTACAGAGCAAACTATAGCTCACCCACAGGACCGTCGTAATATTAAACGTGAGTTGCAATCGGCGGAGTTATTAGGCCAGACAGCAGATAATAAAAAGATCTATTTATTTGACTATCAACCTGATTCAGCTGTGATGCATGAAGTCGGCCGTTTACGTGAGTTTACGTTTAGGCAGGTCGGAGAGGGGACAGGGAAAAGGCGCGATATCGATCGTTATGATCGTGATTATCGTCATCTGATCTTATGGGATGAAAACGAATTAGAAATTGCTGGCGCTTATCGGATCGGTGAAGTGAATAACATACTGTCACAACCTGGCAGTCGTGGAATTTATAGTCAGGAGTTATTTTCTTACGATCCGGATGCGATGCAACCCTATTTTGAAAAGGGTATTGAGCTAGGCAGAAGCTTTGTCAGCCCGAAATATTGGGGCCGACGCAGTCTGGATTATTTATGGTATGGCATAGGCGCTTATCTGAAACGATACCATGATATCCGCTATCTATTTGGGCCTGTTAGTTTATCAAACAGTTATCCTGATTTCGCTAAGGCGTTAATCGTTGGTTATTATCAACACTATTTTCCAGATGATAAACACTTAGCAATAGCGAAAAATCCATATATTGCTGAGCGAAGTCTGCAACAACAAGTGTTGCAAACCTATTGTGGCACCGATGCCGAGGCTGATTTTACTGCCATGCGTGAGCAGTTAACGCATATGAATGTGACTGTGCCTACCTTATATAAACAATATGCCGATGTCTGTGAAGAGGGTGGTGTTCGGTTCATCGACTTCAATATCGACGCTGATTTTGGTCATTGTATTGACGGTCTGGTGATGGTCGATTTGGATAAATTAAAACCGGCTAAGAGAAAACGTTATCTGGGTGATGATTAA
- a CDS encoding YchJ family protein has protein sequence MNNHLCPCLSQLTYSECCEPLHKKQHRAENAEQLMRSRYSAFYLGEIDYLIATLHPSKRRLDERKLLQNTVNTTKWLGLLILDHQQKNELAEVEFVAFYEDNPIGQLHERSRFTCESGEWFYHDGIILPAVKLGRNDPCFCGSGKKLKRCHG, from the coding sequence ATGAATAATCACTTATGTCCCTGTCTCAGCCAGCTTACTTACAGCGAATGTTGCGAGCCGCTTCATAAAAAACAACATCGTGCAGAAAATGCTGAGCAACTGATGCGCTCGCGTTACAGTGCATTTTATTTGGGTGAGATAGACTATTTAATCGCGACACTGCATCCATCGAAACGTCGATTAGATGAACGAAAGTTATTGCAAAATACGGTTAACACAACAAAATGGTTGGGATTACTTATTTTGGATCACCAACAAAAAAATGAACTGGCCGAAGTGGAGTTTGTTGCGTTTTATGAGGACAACCCGATAGGTCAACTCCACGAACGCTCACGTTTTACCTGCGAAAGTGGTGAATGGTTCTATCATGATGGCATTATTCTGCCAGCCGTCAAACTGGGCAGAAACGATCCCTGTTTCTGCGGCAGTGGCAAAAAACTAAAACGTTGTCACGGTTAA
- a CDS encoding YqhA family protein — translation MERLFEKALWNSRFVVLVAVIASLITALAMFYMATVDVYYLLSHLGEYMSPDLIGDARKDFRAETVAHVVEVIDGYLLATVLFIFSLGLYELFISKIEEAEESENSKVLAIHSLDDLKARLGRVVLMILIVNFFEHAISMDFHGPLDLLALAGGIGLIALALYFSHADDH, via the coding sequence ATGGAAAGATTGTTTGAAAAAGCGCTCTGGAATAGTCGTTTTGTTGTACTGGTAGCTGTTATCGCTAGTCTGATTACCGCATTAGCCATGTTTTATATGGCAACGGTTGATGTCTATTATTTACTTTCTCATCTTGGCGAATACATGTCACCTGATTTGATTGGTGATGCCAGAAAGGATTTTCGTGCTGAAACCGTGGCACACGTCGTTGAGGTGATTGATGGCTATTTGCTGGCGACCGTACTGTTTATCTTCTCTCTTGGCTTGTATGAGCTGTTTATCAGTAAAATCGAAGAAGCAGAAGAGAGTGAGAACTCGAAAGTATTAGCTATTCACAGTTTGGATGATCTAAAAGCACGTTTAGGCCGTGTTGTTTTGATGATTCTGATTGTTAACTTTTTTGAACATGCCATTAGCATGGACTTTCACGGTCCGCTTGATTTGCTGGCGCTTGCTGGTGGTATTGGCCTTATCGCACTGGCTTTATACTTCTCCCACGCTGACGACCACTAA
- a CDS encoding fumarate hydratase — MTVIKETDFIDSIADALQFIACYHPKDFIQAMTAAYEREQSVAAKDAIAQILVNSRMCAENNRPICQDTGIVNVFVKVGMDVNWETTKSLDDMVNEGVRRAYLHPDNVLRASIVADPIGQRKNTGDNTPAVIHTELVMGNQVDVLIAAKGGGSENKAKFTILNPSDNLVDWVLKTVPTMGAGWCPPGMLGIGIGGTAEKAMLMAKESLMHPIDIQELMDRGAETAAEKLRIELYEKVNQLGIGAQGLGGLTTVLDVKISDYPTHAASLPVAMIPNCAASRHIHFTLDGSGPAEFEPPSMDDWPDITWEAAENTRHVDLDNISADDIAEWQPGETLLLSGHLLTGRDAAHKKIADLLNNGQSLPDGLDFNNRFIYYVGPVDPVKGEIVGPAGPTTATRMDKFTDMMLEQTGLLGMIGKAERGDETVASIKQHHSVYLIAIGGAAYLVSKAIKSSRMVAFEELGMEAIREFYVENMPVTVAVDSEGHSVHKTGPSEWKINIADIPINTN; from the coding sequence ATGACAGTCATTAAAGAGACTGACTTTATCGACAGTATTGCAGACGCACTGCAATTTATTGCCTGTTATCATCCAAAAGATTTTATTCAGGCAATGACGGCCGCTTACGAGCGCGAACAATCCGTTGCGGCAAAAGATGCTATCGCACAGATTCTGGTGAACTCCAGAATGTGTGCCGAAAACAATCGCCCTATTTGTCAGGACACAGGCATCGTCAATGTCTTTGTCAAAGTGGGCATGGATGTGAATTGGGAAACCACTAAAAGTCTTGACGATATGGTGAATGAAGGTGTGCGTCGTGCCTATCTTCATCCTGATAATGTGTTACGGGCCTCGATTGTGGCTGATCCCATCGGTCAACGAAAAAATACTGGCGACAATACCCCGGCTGTTATTCACACTGAACTGGTCATGGGAAATCAAGTCGACGTTCTTATTGCAGCAAAAGGTGGCGGCTCAGAGAATAAAGCCAAATTCACCATTCTGAATCCAAGCGACAATCTGGTTGATTGGGTATTAAAAACTGTACCCACCATGGGCGCAGGCTGGTGTCCGCCAGGTATGTTAGGTATTGGTATTGGTGGCACAGCAGAAAAAGCGATGCTGATGGCAAAAGAGTCGTTAATGCATCCCATCGATATCCAAGAATTAATGGATCGCGGTGCAGAAACGGCGGCTGAAAAGCTACGTATCGAATTGTATGAAAAGGTTAATCAACTGGGGATTGGTGCGCAAGGACTGGGTGGGTTAACCACGGTACTGGATGTCAAAATCAGTGATTATCCAACGCATGCTGCCTCATTACCTGTCGCCATGATTCCAAATTGTGCCGCCAGCCGTCATATCCACTTCACTCTAGATGGGTCTGGTCCCGCTGAGTTTGAACCACCCTCCATGGATGACTGGCCAGATATTACCTGGGAAGCCGCAGAAAATACTCGTCATGTTGATTTGGACAATATATCAGCAGATGACATCGCTGAATGGCAGCCTGGTGAAACGCTCTTGTTGTCAGGCCATTTGTTAACAGGACGTGATGCGGCGCACAAAAAAATTGCCGATTTACTGAATAATGGTCAGTCGTTACCTGACGGGCTTGATTTCAATAATCGCTTTATCTATTACGTGGGTCCTGTCGATCCGGTTAAAGGTGAGATTGTCGGTCCTGCAGGTCCAACAACAGCAACTCGAATGGACAAATTCACAGATATGATGCTGGAACAGACCGGTTTGTTAGGCATGATTGGTAAAGCGGAACGTGGTGATGAAACAGTCGCATCAATAAAACAACATCATTCGGTTTATCTGATTGCCATTGGTGGCGCAGCGTATTTAGTGTCAAAAGCGATTAAGTCATCACGGATGGTGGCATTTGAAGAACTGGGCATGGAAGCCATTCGTGAATTTTACGTAGAAAATATGCCGGTTACTGTGGCAGTAGATAGTGAAGGTCATTCGGTACACAAAACAGGTCCGAGTGAATGGAAAATTAACATTGCCGATATACCCATAAACACGAATTAA
- a CDS encoding CopD family protein, whose protein sequence is MIIALPLHLLAAVIWVGGMFFAYTALRPAAVELLTQEQRLPLWAGVLKTFFNWVWLAIATLLLTGVWMISLLGGMGGVDGVGIHVHIMLLIGIFMMLIFMHVFFNPFKKLKWAVVEHDWIAGATALTQIRKLVLLNLILGLITILIASSGRYWF, encoded by the coding sequence ATGATTATTGCCTTACCTTTACACCTGTTAGCTGCCGTGATTTGGGTGGGAGGTATGTTTTTTGCCTACACCGCCCTTCGTCCTGCAGCAGTTGAATTACTCACTCAGGAACAGCGTCTGCCTCTGTGGGCAGGTGTCTTAAAAACATTTTTCAATTGGGTCTGGTTGGCTATAGCAACCCTATTGCTTACTGGCGTGTGGATGATTTCTCTACTAGGTGGCATGGGCGGCGTTGATGGAGTCGGCATTCATGTTCATATCATGTTATTGATTGGCATCTTTATGATGCTCATTTTTATGCATGTATTTTTTAATCCATTCAAAAAGCTGAAATGGGCAGTAGTAGAGCATGACTGGATTGCAGGTGCTACAGCCTTAACGCAAATACGTAAACTGGTTCTGCTCAACCTGATCTTAGGTCTTATCACTATTCTGATCGCCAGTTCTGGACGTTATTGGTTTTAG
- a CDS encoding lytic transglycosylase domain-containing protein, with the protein MKWSLLSLMVFLSQQTVADTIQRIQNPDGSIEFSNVRQATSQTVIYKSQTGEGFVFSDQKPAHGHFEILKYSCYACNPSSKINWHTIKLDFSSYADEVKRYAKKYNVDAALVRAVIHAESAFNKKAISRTGAQGLMQLMPGTAKDLGVDKPFNVDQNIEGGVKYLAELLSLFKGNTRLATAAYNAGPNAVKKYNDVPPYSETKVYVERVSILHQRYQHES; encoded by the coding sequence ATGAAATGGTCCTTGCTCAGTCTGATGGTGTTTTTAAGTCAGCAGACTGTGGCAGACACCATTCAGCGTATCCAAAACCCGGATGGTTCCATTGAGTTCAGTAATGTTAGGCAAGCCACATCACAGACTGTCATATACAAATCACAAACAGGTGAAGGATTTGTTTTTTCAGATCAAAAACCTGCACATGGTCATTTCGAAATTTTAAAATACAGCTGTTATGCCTGTAATCCCTCATCAAAAATAAACTGGCATACCATTAAACTGGATTTTTCATCCTATGCTGACGAAGTAAAACGCTATGCCAAGAAATATAACGTGGATGCCGCCTTGGTCAGAGCCGTTATTCATGCGGAATCAGCGTTCAATAAAAAAGCGATTTCCAGAACTGGCGCTCAGGGCCTGATGCAATTAATGCCAGGTACAGCAAAAGACTTAGGTGTGGATAAGCCTTTTAATGTCGACCAAAACATAGAAGGCGGTGTTAAATATCTGGCGGAGCTGCTATCTTTATTCAAAGGCAATACTCGCCTCGCCACAGCTGCTTATAACGCAGGACCCAATGCCGTGAAAAAATATAATGATGTTCCCCCATACTCAGAGACTAAAGTTTATGTAGAACGTGTGAGCATTTTGCATCAACGTTATCAACATGAAAGTTAG
- a CDS encoding NAD(P)H-binding protein has product MNTISILGSGWLGLRLARQLQRANTEIKLSTRDSEKQSLLVEQGFDAYQIDIETPADFSQFLDADTLIINITNKNKMAYEQLIKQIEQSPIKQVLFISSSSVYQNTNDWVREERQYENEESILWQIESLFRQSSEFSTSIIRFSGLIGPQRHPGRFFRNGKQVKQADAPVNLIHLDDCIGIIEQLLEQHVWGEVLNGCAETHPSKKQFYRHAAELMNQPVPDFNQDNAASYKIVSNDKVKTLLSYQFQYPDLMSIPASAYE; this is encoded by the coding sequence ATTAATACCATCAGTATTCTTGGTAGTGGTTGGTTAGGCTTACGCTTAGCAAGACAGTTACAGAGAGCTAATACCGAGATTAAACTCTCGACACGTGACTCAGAAAAACAGTCTTTATTGGTTGAACAAGGCTTTGATGCCTACCAAATCGATATTGAAACACCAGCTGACTTTAGTCAGTTTCTGGACGCTGACACATTAATTATCAATATCACCAATAAAAATAAAATGGCATATGAGCAGCTGATCAAACAGATTGAACAAAGCCCGATTAAACAGGTGTTATTTATCAGCTCCAGTTCTGTTTACCAAAATACCAATGACTGGGTTAGAGAAGAACGTCAATATGAAAACGAAGAGAGTATTCTGTGGCAAATAGAATCCCTGTTTAGGCAGTCTTCGGAGTTCTCCACTAGCATTATTCGCTTCAGTGGCTTGATAGGCCCACAACGTCATCCAGGCCGTTTTTTCAGAAATGGCAAGCAAGTAAAACAGGCGGATGCCCCGGTAAATTTAATTCACCTTGATGATTGCATCGGCATCATTGAACAGCTATTGGAGCAACACGTCTGGGGAGAGGTACTTAATGGCTGTGCAGAAACACATCCAAGCAAAAAACAATTTTACCGCCATGCAGCTGAGCTAATGAATCAGCCTGTACCAGACTTTAATCAGGATAATGCAGCTTCCTATAAAATCGTCAGCAACGATAAAGTGAAAACATTACTGTCCTATCAGTTTCAGTATCCAGATTTAATGTCTATTCCCGCTAGTGCTTATGAATAA
- a CDS encoding deoxynucleoside kinase codes for MNHSLSHRYIVVEGPIGVGKTHLVKRLAESFSGSVLLEQPEQNPFLEKFYLYPKQSALPTQLSFLMQRVKLGKTLNQDDLFNDLHIADFMVEKDKLFAQISLDDDELALYNMVYDNLTLHHRTPDLVIYLQASLPVLKSRIAQRGISYEQHVEEGYLKRLADTYADFFHYYDASPLLIVNAEQIDLVNGDQDYLQLLEQICSIQSGRHYYNPLPVSEKK; via the coding sequence ATGAATCACTCACTATCACATCGTTATATTGTGGTTGAAGGACCTATCGGCGTAGGTAAAACGCATCTGGTAAAACGTCTGGCTGAGAGTTTTTCCGGCTCTGTTTTACTCGAACAGCCAGAACAAAATCCTTTTCTGGAAAAATTTTACCTTTATCCCAAACAATCCGCTCTTCCAACACAGCTCAGTTTTTTAATGCAACGCGTTAAGTTGGGTAAAACACTCAATCAAGATGACTTATTCAACGACTTGCACATCGCTGATTTCATGGTAGAGAAAGATAAGTTATTTGCTCAAATTTCCTTAGATGACGATGAGTTAGCGCTCTATAATATGGTTTATGATAATTTAACGTTACACCATAGAACCCCTGATTTAGTCATCTATCTGCAAGCATCATTGCCAGTGTTGAAATCGCGTATTGCTCAACGTGGCATTAGCTATGAGCAGCACGTGGAAGAGGGTTATCTGAAACGGTTAGCTGATACCTACGCGGATTTTTTCCACTATTACGATGCGTCGCCGTTATTGATTGTGAATGCAGAACAAATTGATCTAGTGAATGGTGATCAAGACTATCTGCAATTACTTGAACAAATCTGCAGTATTCAAAGTGGTCGTCATTATTACAATCCATTGCCCGTCTCAGAGAAGAAATAA
- the panD gene encoding aspartate 1-decarboxylase, whose protein sequence is MQLTFLKAKLHRACVTHSELEYEGSCAIDGKLLEAAGIHEYEQIQIYNVANGERFTTYAIRAEDGSNIISVNGAAAHKASPGDRLIICAFATLDAKEVENFKPTLVYLDEKNDITHMRHAIPVQAA, encoded by the coding sequence ATGCAACTGACCTTTTTAAAAGCAAAATTACATCGTGCTTGTGTGACTCATTCCGAGTTGGAGTATGAAGGCTCGTGTGCAATTGACGGTAAGTTACTGGAAGCCGCTGGTATTCATGAATATGAGCAAATCCAGATTTACAATGTCGCCAACGGCGAACGTTTTACTACCTACGCTATTCGCGCAGAAGATGGTTCAAATATCATTTCAGTCAATGGTGCAGCTGCCCATAAAGCTTCCCCAGGCGATCGTTTAATTATTTGTGCATTCGCAACACTTGATGCCAAAGAAGTCGAAAACTTTAAGCCAACACTGGTGTATCTCGACGAAAAAAACGATATCACACACATGCGTCACGCTATTCCTGTTCAAGCTGCATAA
- the panC gene encoding pantoate--beta-alanine ligase, whose translation MAIAENLGALRTRIKSWRQQNEVIAFVPTMGNLHEGHLSLVQKARELADRVVVSIFVNPLQFNDKQDLSDYPRTLNEDIQLLSELDCELIFTPTEEMIYPNGMASLTKVIVPGVDDKLCGKGRPGHFDGVATVVTKLFNMVQPDIAIFGEKDYQQLMLIKKLVADLNLSVDVIGVPTKRHESGLAMSSRNSLLNQKQLVQAPLIYKTLLSMKQAIEEDGLTDFHQLCATAKEELQKAGLEPEYVDIRRANDLELANANDKHIRIFVAARLGSVRLIDNIACDLA comes from the coding sequence ATGGCGATAGCAGAAAACTTGGGAGCATTACGAACCCGCATCAAAAGTTGGCGTCAACAGAATGAAGTGATTGCATTTGTACCGACAATGGGCAACCTGCATGAAGGTCATCTCTCTTTAGTACAAAAAGCGCGTGAGCTGGCGGATCGCGTTGTCGTCAGCATTTTTGTGAATCCGCTGCAGTTCAATGATAAACAGGATCTTTCTGATTATCCCCGAACATTGAATGAAGATATCCAGTTATTGAGTGAACTCGATTGTGAGCTGATTTTTACGCCGACTGAGGAAATGATTTATCCGAATGGTATGGCATCGTTAACCAAAGTCATTGTTCCTGGTGTCGATGATAAGCTCTGCGGCAAAGGTCGCCCTGGCCACTTTGATGGCGTCGCTACCGTTGTAACAAAACTATTCAATATGGTGCAGCCTGATATTGCCATTTTTGGTGAGAAAGATTACCAGCAATTAATGTTAATCAAGAAACTGGTGGCGGACTTAAATTTGTCGGTAGATGTGATTGGCGTGCCAACAAAAAGGCATGAGAGTGGACTGGCCATGAGTTCCAGAAACAGCTTATTGAACCAAAAACAATTAGTTCAAGCGCCGTTGATCTATAAAACACTGCTGTCAATGAAGCAAGCTATTGAAGAAGATGGCCTTACTGACTTCCATCAACTTTGTGCGACGGCGAAAGAAGAGTTACAAAAAGCGGGACTGGAACCTGAGTATGTCGATATTCGTCGCGCAAATGATCTGGAACTGGCTAATGCCAATGACAAACACATTCGTATTTTTGTGGCTGCAAGGCTGGGAAGCGTAAGATTAATAGATAATATTGCCTGTGACCTTGCCTGA